In one window of Bdellovibrio bacteriovorus DNA:
- a CDS encoding lipid II flippase MurJ, which produces MSHEASAKDQPKNVLQRALYMASGTLTSRILGLFRDIALGALFDRTVTDAWTAAFRIPNLFRRLLGEGSLSVSFIPVFMEEKAGDPSGLRAKNVANGVYSVLLIGMGILTLLGVVFVEPLFRLLLSDLYVLSAEKWELTLRMGRIMFGFTFFVTMYAFYMGLLNALGSFGLPALAPALLNVSMLIFTFMPPEWFQGAGDGLAWGVLVGGMLQAGLLFLGLRSRGGLPRWLGLGWVPKR; this is translated from the coding sequence GTGTCTCACGAAGCAAGTGCAAAAGATCAGCCCAAGAATGTCCTGCAAAGGGCCCTTTATATGGCTTCGGGCACTTTAACTAGCCGCATCTTAGGGCTTTTCCGGGATATTGCCCTGGGAGCACTCTTTGATCGAACGGTGACCGACGCGTGGACGGCCGCTTTCCGTATTCCTAATCTCTTCCGTCGTCTTTTGGGCGAGGGCTCCCTTTCTGTGAGTTTTATTCCCGTTTTTATGGAAGAAAAAGCCGGGGACCCTTCAGGCCTTCGCGCGAAAAACGTGGCCAATGGGGTTTATAGCGTTCTTTTGATCGGCATGGGGATTTTGACTCTATTGGGGGTTGTATTTGTCGAACCCCTGTTTCGACTGTTGCTTTCGGACCTTTACGTTCTTTCTGCGGAAAAGTGGGAGCTCACCCTGCGCATGGGACGAATCATGTTTGGGTTCACGTTCTTTGTGACGATGTATGCCTTTTACATGGGACTTTTAAATGCCCTGGGGAGTTTTGGTCTTCCGGCTTTGGCTCCGGCTTTACTCAATGTTTCTATGTTGATCTTCACCTTTATGCCGCCGGAATGGTTTCAGGGGGCCGGGGATGGGTTGGCCTGGGGGGTTCTTGTTGGGGGGATGTTGCAGGCGGGATTGCTTTTTTTGGGTTTGCGCTCCCGAGGGGGTTTGCCGCGGTGGCTGGGGTTGGGGTGGGTACCAAAACGTTAA
- the rpsT gene encoding 30S ribosomal protein S20, whose product MANHKSAAKRARQSIRKTAVNNARMSTVKTAEKKLVKAITAKDVKALPELLKNFTSQVMKAAKTGVIKKETASRKISRLSTRASAK is encoded by the coding sequence TTGGCAAATCATAAGTCGGCAGCAAAAAGAGCTCGTCAATCTATCCGTAAAACTGCTGTTAACAACGCTCGCATGAGCACTGTTAAAACTGCAGAAAAAAAACTAGTGAAAGCTATCACAGCTAAAGACGTTAAAGCTCTTCCTGAGTTGTTGAAAAACTTCACTTCTCAAGTGATGAAAGCTGCTAAAACGGGCGTGATCAAAAAAGAAACGGCATCTCGTAAAATCAGCCGTCTTTCTACACGCGCTTCAGCGAAATAG
- a CDS encoding PilZ domain-containing protein: MDPGTKHEDKGFFRRQYPRRAMKRKVGVLCDGTYFVCESGEVGEGGMAILSEFVLTEGHELVVSFQVPGGDFVFLRALVRSTQKKEGDSRVTHGLSFLEIEFGIKRQIRSFVSARTDSVPKAA; the protein is encoded by the coding sequence ATGGATCCAGGAACAAAACACGAAGATAAGGGATTTTTCCGTCGGCAGTATCCACGCCGAGCGATGAAGCGTAAAGTCGGTGTGCTTTGCGATGGAACTTATTTTGTGTGTGAATCTGGCGAAGTGGGCGAGGGGGGGATGGCTATTCTTTCTGAGTTCGTATTGACCGAGGGCCACGAATTGGTCGTCAGCTTTCAGGTGCCCGGAGGGGACTTTGTGTTTTTAAGAGCGCTCGTGCGTTCAACCCAAAAAAAAGAGGGTGACTCAAGAGTCACCCATGGATTGAGCTTTTTAGAAATCGAATTCGGCATCAAACGCCAAATTCGTTCCTTTGTTTCGGCTCGCACAGACTCCGTCCCTAAAGCGGCATAA
- a CDS encoding HAMP domain-containing methyl-accepting chemotaxis protein: MKNRSLNFKVGSIVLILIIGSIGIATMGLSKLHHMDDMVHEMLDESVTRTLLAKDVRSMIDAQAIKQRDVMLAESPEEIADAVKSIESRHVDILSKIQEFLKVPNTPEADLKEMQLIQNQYLEWYKVDHQIVAMISDGKSHEARVFSKQNSLPLRQKVDSELEEIVHHQNEALNADKQMADADYQEAKKWMLIFSGVSIFLGVVLAALILRALSKLLSEVILDLNGGSDQVTEASQQIAEASVQLSHASTEQASSLEETVAAIEELTGMVKINADHAQKASGLAAHAKNIAAQGDQKIHVLMSSMKDIASDSKKIEEIIAVIEGIAFQTNLLALNAAVEAARAGEQGKGFAVVAEAVRTLSQRTTAASKDISQLIRASVEKVSQGEGQAEESGKVLEEVMRAIEQVAALNVEMAAANAEQSQGISQISQAMNQLDQATQINAATSEETAASAEELSAQALQMRKVVQLLIRVVHGGSEKVLAGNSGPHPAKVFQFKPKKMSDFESPQSSGRHQA, from the coding sequence GTGAAAAATCGAAGTTTAAATTTTAAAGTCGGATCCATCGTTCTTATCCTTATTATCGGATCTATTGGCATTGCCACCATGGGCTTAAGTAAGCTTCATCATATGGATGACATGGTTCACGAAATGCTTGATGAATCGGTAACACGCACCCTTCTTGCCAAAGACGTGCGCAGCATGATTGATGCTCAAGCCATAAAACAGCGCGACGTGATGTTAGCAGAATCCCCGGAAGAGATCGCCGATGCGGTGAAAAGCATTGAGTCTCGTCATGTGGATATTCTTAGTAAAATCCAAGAATTTTTAAAAGTACCAAACACTCCCGAAGCGGACCTTAAAGAAATGCAGCTGATTCAAAATCAATATCTGGAATGGTACAAGGTAGATCATCAAATCGTGGCGATGATCAGTGACGGAAAATCTCATGAAGCACGGGTATTCTCTAAACAAAACTCACTGCCGCTGAGACAAAAAGTAGACTCTGAATTAGAAGAAATTGTGCATCACCAAAACGAGGCTTTAAATGCGGATAAACAGATGGCGGATGCGGATTACCAGGAAGCCAAAAAATGGATGCTGATTTTTAGCGGTGTTTCGATTTTTTTAGGTGTCGTCCTCGCGGCTCTTATTTTAAGAGCCTTAAGCAAGTTGCTAAGCGAAGTGATTCTGGATTTGAATGGGGGCTCGGATCAAGTCACCGAAGCTTCTCAACAAATCGCTGAAGCCTCGGTGCAATTGTCGCATGCCTCCACGGAACAAGCCTCTTCGCTTGAAGAAACCGTCGCCGCCATTGAAGAGTTGACCGGCATGGTTAAGATCAACGCCGATCACGCACAAAAGGCCTCGGGCTTAGCAGCGCATGCAAAGAATATTGCGGCCCAAGGAGATCAGAAAATTCATGTGCTGATGTCTTCGATGAAAGACATCGCCAGTGATTCTAAAAAAATTGAAGAGATCATTGCGGTCATCGAAGGGATCGCCTTTCAAACAAACTTGCTAGCCTTAAATGCGGCGGTGGAAGCTGCCCGCGCCGGCGAGCAAGGAAAAGGTTTTGCGGTGGTCGCCGAAGCCGTACGCACCTTATCGCAGCGAACCACGGCCGCTTCAAAAGACATCTCGCAATTGATTCGCGCCAGCGTTGAAAAAGTGTCGCAAGGGGAAGGTCAGGCTGAAGAAAGTGGAAAGGTGTTAGAGGAAGTGATGCGCGCCATCGAGCAGGTGGCGGCATTGAATGTCGAAATGGCGGCGGCTAATGCGGAACAATCTCAGGGGATTTCGCAGATCAGTCAAGCCATGAACCAACTTGATCAAGCAACCCAGATTAATGCCGCCACATCAGAAGAAACCGCCGCTTCGGCTGAAGAACTTTCCGCCCAAGCTCTGCAAATGCGTAAAGTAGTCCAGCTCTTGATTCGCGTCGTGCATGGAGGATCCGAGAAGGTGTTGGCAGGGAACTCAGGGCCACATCCGGCCAAGGTGTTTCAGTTTAAGCCTAAGAAAATGTCTGATTTTGAAAGCCCCCAAAGCTCGGGTCGTCATCAGGCCTAG
- the holA gene encoding DNA polymerase III subunit delta, producing the protein MALIDAQKFYKDLERGQLAPIYFLFGEEPYLLNQSVERFKYAVLTEGAVDFNYSLFYASDADIVAVKDAVETLPMMAAKRLIIIKEAQELTDKEWAELESLIESPVDSSVFVILASRIDKRKKQIRQLLDKADCVEFKKPYENQIPSWVNYIAQSLGLTISNDAIHLLHKLVGNHLTEIEAELKKLGEFVGGERRIEMQDVAQAVSRSKEENVFDFTKAIGENDRVKALEHLVHLLDQGQNEIGIVSLVARHVRILLTLKRGTEEGLHGAKLAHFAQVPPYFLENYLDQSRLWTIKKLEQTLVVLSETDKALKSSPLSSHIWLENMVLKTCSALPVMAH; encoded by the coding sequence ATGGCACTCATTGACGCGCAAAAGTTTTATAAAGATCTCGAAAGAGGTCAGCTTGCGCCCATTTATTTCCTATTCGGTGAAGAGCCTTATTTACTTAATCAAAGTGTGGAACGTTTTAAGTACGCGGTTTTGACCGAAGGTGCGGTTGATTTTAATTACAGCCTTTTTTACGCGAGCGATGCGGATATCGTCGCGGTCAAAGACGCGGTTGAAACTTTGCCGATGATGGCCGCCAAACGTTTGATCATCATTAAAGAAGCCCAGGAACTGACGGACAAAGAATGGGCAGAGCTTGAATCTTTGATTGAAAGCCCGGTGGACAGCAGCGTATTTGTGATCTTGGCTTCCAGAATCGACAAACGTAAAAAACAAATCCGCCAGCTTTTAGATAAAGCGGATTGTGTCGAATTTAAAAAACCTTATGAAAATCAGATTCCATCTTGGGTGAATTACATCGCGCAAAGCTTGGGCCTGACCATCAGTAACGACGCGATTCACTTGTTACATAAACTTGTAGGCAATCACTTAACGGAAATCGAAGCAGAGCTCAAAAAGCTAGGCGAATTCGTCGGTGGTGAACGTCGTATCGAAATGCAAGATGTGGCGCAAGCTGTGTCTCGTTCTAAAGAAGAAAACGTTTTTGATTTTACTAAAGCTATCGGTGAAAACGATCGCGTTAAGGCCCTCGAGCATCTGGTTCATCTGCTGGATCAAGGCCAAAACGAAATCGGTATTGTGTCACTGGTTGCGCGCCACGTGCGCATTCTTCTCACCTTAAAAAGAGGCACGGAAGAAGGCCTGCACGGGGCAAAACTTGCGCACTTCGCCCAAGTGCCGCCTTATTTCTTAGAAAACTATCTAGATCAGTCCCGTCTTTGGACAATTAAAAAGCTAGAACAAACTTTAGTGGTTTTGTCTGAAACTGATAAAGCTTTAAAGTCCTCACCACTTTCAAGTCATATTTGGCTTGAAAACATGGTGCTTAAAACGTGCTCCGCCTTGCCCGTCATGGCGCACTAA
- a CDS encoding LptE family protein, with amino-acid sequence MDAILKGLLIAGFAALFSSGCAYSVGSGARSIPGGYKQISIPVFKNKTQEVGIEVGYTNALVQEFHRSRIARIVDNSLSEVAIIGQIDSVQYIPGAKRVADGKTTYLPEGTVLAAEYRILMSVTVKLVRQADGTELWSGNFTGERTYAAPQVTLAGVNSVNPLYNLSARRQNIDIMANDMMVEAHDRITENF; translated from the coding sequence GTGGACGCAATACTTAAAGGTCTTCTCATCGCGGGCTTTGCCGCACTTTTTTCTTCGGGCTGTGCTTATTCGGTAGGCTCTGGCGCGCGTTCGATTCCGGGCGGATATAAGCAAATTTCTATTCCTGTTTTTAAAAATAAAACGCAAGAAGTCGGTATTGAGGTTGGTTACACCAATGCATTGGTTCAAGAGTTTCACCGTTCTCGCATTGCGCGAATTGTGGACAACTCTTTGTCCGAAGTTGCAATCATTGGACAAATTGATTCCGTTCAATACATTCCCGGCGCAAAACGAGTGGCCGATGGAAAAACCACCTACTTACCCGAAGGCACCGTCCTTGCTGCGGAATATCGTATCTTGATGAGTGTGACGGTAAAACTGGTGCGTCAGGCTGATGGAACAGAGCTGTGGTCCGGCAATTTTACGGGGGAGCGAACCTACGCGGCTCCGCAAGTGACGCTCGCAGGCGTGAACTCGGTAAATCCTCTTTACAATCTTTCAGCCCGCAGGCAGAACATTGACATTATGGCGAACGACATGATGGTCGAAGCCCATGATCGTATCACCGAGAATTTTTAA
- a CDS encoding pyridoxal-phosphate-dependent aminotransferase family protein — translation MTSLPDNSDSYSLLAPGPVNLHPEVLKTLALPMIHHRTPEFDAILKRVLKKMKDIFQTTEDVYMLTSTGSGGMEALLVNVLSPGDKVIAIVSGKFGERWAEMAKTFGAEVHVIDVPWGETVSVAAVSELLKKHPDTRAVLCQACETSTAVAHPIEDLGRVIAPYTETLFFVDGITALGAYPLPMDAWGIDGIVAGSQKAFMLPTGMSFISFSKKAAKFFDSAKSPRFYFDVRKEKKANAAGETFFSSNVALIRCLDVVLDLILAEGLDAHYARIHRRAEFTRKFAQELGFTLYAKSPSDSVTALKVPPAMDGQKIRLHLEEVHNITIMGGQDQAKGKIIRIGHMGYIQDAEMLRLIECLGQCLYHFDSGFITLEQVAMVVRDAQNYLEQNG, via the coding sequence ATGACATCTTTGCCCGATAATTCCGATTCTTACAGCTTATTAGCCCCCGGCCCGGTCAATCTGCATCCCGAGGTGCTAAAAACGCTGGCACTTCCTATGATTCATCATCGCACCCCTGAATTTGATGCGATTCTGAAACGTGTTTTAAAAAAAATGAAGGACATTTTTCAGACGACCGAAGACGTTTACATGCTGACCTCCACCGGTTCTGGCGGCATGGAAGCCTTGCTCGTCAATGTGCTCTCTCCGGGCGATAAAGTGATCGCGATTGTCTCTGGAAAATTTGGTGAGCGCTGGGCTGAAATGGCGAAAACTTTTGGCGCAGAAGTTCACGTTATTGATGTTCCTTGGGGTGAAACGGTTTCCGTCGCCGCAGTGTCAGAATTATTAAAAAAACATCCTGATACGCGTGCGGTTCTTTGCCAAGCTTGCGAAACCAGCACGGCCGTCGCCCATCCGATTGAAGATCTGGGCCGAGTGATTGCCCCTTATACCGAGACTCTTTTTTTTGTTGATGGCATCACCGCTTTAGGAGCTTACCCACTGCCGATGGACGCTTGGGGCATTGACGGTATTGTCGCCGGCTCGCAAAAAGCTTTTATGTTGCCAACAGGAATGAGCTTTATTTCGTTTTCTAAAAAAGCGGCGAAGTTTTTTGATTCAGCGAAATCTCCCAGATTTTATTTCGATGTTCGTAAAGAAAAAAAAGCCAATGCCGCTGGGGAAACTTTTTTTTCTTCGAATGTGGCTTTGATTCGCTGTTTAGATGTGGTTTTAGATCTTATCTTAGCTGAGGGTTTGGATGCGCACTATGCCCGCATTCACCGCAGAGCTGAATTCACGCGTAAATTTGCTCAAGAACTGGGCTTCACTCTTTACGCAAAGTCCCCGTCGGACTCTGTCACGGCACTCAAAGTCCCCCCCGCCATGGATGGACAAAAAATTCGTCTGCATTTAGAGGAAGTTCACAACATCACCATCATGGGTGGACAAGATCAGGCCAAAGGTAAAATCATTCGCATTGGACATATGGGTTATATCCAAGATGCAGAAATGTTGCGCTTGATTGAATGCCTGGGACAATGTCTTTACCATTTTGACTCGGGCTTTATTACGCTGGAACAGGTGGCGATGGTGGTCCGAGACGCCCAAAATTACTTGGAGCAAAACGGATGA
- a CDS encoding D-2-hydroxyacid dehydrogenase, translated as MKKKILVTDRFAQDSYLFLQQHAQFELVRSDHPQHLPLEHLVSANALLIRSRTLINEELLKKARQLQLIITGTSGFDHIDLEATQKWGVTVMHTPSANIESAAQLTWGLVLSCVNNIQQAHKMMKAGEWRRDAITGIELKGRTYGIVGLGRIGSRVAEIAQAFGMTVIAYDPYQEDDVFARLKVPRLSYEEVLKTADILSFHVPKTLETEHMLNRSQFEYIHRGIVLINTSRGSVINENDLVEAIENGYLRAVGLDVFEKEPLPRTSNLLNYPHVVLTPHIGANTEDAFFKASQVAANKLMAFFNDGSTSDTLPPRAPWYGATPFKGE; from the coding sequence ATGAAAAAGAAAATCTTAGTCACCGATCGTTTTGCGCAAGACAGTTATTTATTCTTGCAACAGCATGCCCAGTTTGAACTCGTGCGCAGTGATCACCCCCAGCATCTGCCTTTAGAACATTTGGTCAGTGCCAATGCACTTTTGATTCGCAGTCGGACCTTGATCAATGAAGAGCTTTTAAAAAAAGCCCGTCAGTTGCAGTTGATTATTACGGGTACTAGCGGCTTTGATCATATTGATTTAGAGGCGACACAAAAATGGGGTGTCACGGTCATGCACACTCCTTCAGCAAATATTGAATCTGCGGCCCAGTTAACATGGGGTTTGGTTTTAAGCTGCGTCAATAATATCCAGCAAGCGCACAAAATGATGAAGGCTGGAGAATGGCGTCGCGATGCGATCACGGGCATAGAACTTAAAGGCCGAACTTATGGGATCGTAGGTTTGGGACGTATCGGCAGTCGCGTGGCAGAAATTGCCCAAGCTTTCGGCATGACCGTCATTGCTTATGATCCGTACCAAGAGGACGACGTTTTCGCTCGGCTGAAAGTGCCGCGCTTAAGTTACGAAGAAGTTTTAAAAACTGCGGATATTTTAAGCTTTCACGTGCCGAAGACCTTAGAAACCGAGCATATGCTCAATCGCTCCCAGTTTGAGTACATCCATCGCGGGATTGTTTTGATTAACACTTCGCGTGGCTCGGTGATCAATGAAAATGATCTCGTCGAAGCAATTGAGAACGGTTATCTTCGCGCCGTGGGTTTAGACGTGTTTGAAAAAGAACCTCTGCCGCGCACTTCGAATCTTTTAAATTACCCTCACGTGGTTTTGACACCGCATATTGGCGCTAATACCGAAGATGCTTTCTTTAAAGCGTCTCAAGTGGCCGCTAATAAGCTTATGGCGTTCTTTAATGACGGCAGTACTTCTGACACACTTCCCCCAAGAGCTCCTTGGTACGGAGCGACTCCATTTAAAGGTGAATAA
- a CDS encoding adenylosuccinate synthase translates to MAGIVVVGAQWGDEGKGKLVDVFAEKADMVVRYQGGANAGHTLVVNGVKTVLHLVPSGILRQDTQCVIASGVVIDVFSIRDEIKKLRATGYLENAKQLMISDTAAIILPYHKALDAAREASLSKDAKIGTTGKGIGPAYEDRASRRAVLFGDIFDQQTLRTKIELALREKNFILENYYKAPTFNIDDIMKSLAEVAEDLAPYRCRDTSLVVGKQLKAGKRVLFEGAQGTMLDILHGTYPFVTSSSTLASNACASAGIGPTNIQKVIGVFKAYTTRVGGGPFPTELNDEVGAKIQADGHEFGATTGRPRRCGWLDLVALKYAIRINGITNLAMMKLDVLTGHDRIGVCTAYKVNGELVTELPTSPYELEKVEPVIEWIPGWKEDLTKVKTLSDLPRPTTNYIDYLGSQLGTPIDVISVGPGREQTLWVKPLFNN, encoded by the coding sequence ATGGCAGGTATTGTTGTAGTCGGCGCCCAGTGGGGCGATGAAGGCAAAGGTAAACTCGTTGACGTGTTCGCAGAAAAAGCCGACATGGTTGTGCGCTATCAAGGTGGCGCCAACGCAGGTCACACGCTGGTCGTTAACGGAGTTAAAACCGTTCTGCACTTAGTCCCTTCCGGCATCTTACGCCAAGACACTCAATGCGTGATTGCCTCTGGTGTTGTGATCGATGTTTTTTCTATCCGCGATGAAATCAAAAAACTACGTGCCACAGGTTACTTAGAAAACGCGAAGCAGCTGATGATTTCGGATACGGCCGCAATCATCCTTCCTTACCATAAAGCTTTGGATGCCGCCCGCGAAGCTTCTTTAAGCAAGGATGCTAAAATCGGAACGACGGGAAAAGGTATCGGTCCTGCTTATGAAGACCGTGCTTCTCGCCGGGCTGTTTTATTTGGTGATATTTTTGATCAGCAAACATTGCGCACCAAAATTGAACTGGCTTTAAGAGAGAAAAACTTCATCTTAGAAAATTATTATAAAGCTCCTACCTTCAATATCGATGACATCATGAAGTCGTTAGCGGAAGTCGCCGAAGATTTAGCTCCGTACCGTTGCCGTGATACTTCACTGGTCGTAGGTAAACAGCTTAAAGCCGGAAAACGCGTTTTGTTTGAAGGCGCTCAAGGTACCATGTTAGATATCTTGCACGGAACTTATCCGTTTGTAACAAGCTCTTCGACCTTGGCTTCAAATGCGTGCGCCAGTGCGGGTATCGGTCCTACGAATATTCAAAAAGTGATCGGCGTCTTTAAAGCTTACACGACTCGTGTGGGTGGCGGTCCTTTCCCCACGGAACTCAATGACGAAGTCGGCGCAAAAATTCAAGCCGATGGTCATGAATTTGGCGCGACCACCGGTCGTCCCCGTCGTTGTGGGTGGTTAGATCTTGTGGCTTTGAAATACGCGATTCGCATTAACGGTATTACGAACTTAGCGATGATGAAACTAGACGTCTTGACGGGACATGATCGCATCGGGGTTTGCACGGCTTACAAAGTCAACGGCGAACTGGTCACAGAACTTCCGACATCCCCTTATGAGCTTGAAAAAGTGGAGCCGGTGATCGAATGGATTCCGGGCTGGAAGGAAGATTTAACGAAGGTAAAAACCCTCTCGGACCTTCCACGCCCGACCACCAACTACATCGACTACTTGGGGTCTCAATTAGGGACACCGATTGATGTGATTTCAGTCGGACCGGGTCGTGAACAAACGCTTTGGGTTAAGCCACTGTTTAATAATTAA
- a CDS encoding PilW family protein: protein MKNNKGFSLIEIMVSLPIALTVLGAVGAAIIAFYSMSSRTKENISTDQELNLMLNSLRTAARLGINVRWANTSGGGLRNTGSQPSGGEGYVLNNFTYSQFTHLNGPAPLMYFNRETAQSGTSAPRATALFFVPPTANTPGQLQLTLANTAGALTLSPCLATGPCTANPPPSVILNNVVGVRLYDNQNSPVYRMMNSVKLGITVRSFIANSDKPRRYCPQADWAASCADGGPYRDFERIVVLQFDNNRQDSMNAGFDLPYGVYFFRPAGPRWSN from the coding sequence ATGAAAAATAACAAGGGCTTTTCACTTATAGAGATCATGGTATCTCTGCCAATTGCTTTAACTGTTCTGGGTGCCGTTGGCGCAGCCATCATCGCTTTTTATTCCATGTCGTCACGGACTAAGGAAAATATCAGCACCGATCAAGAATTGAACTTAATGCTGAACAGCTTGCGAACAGCGGCTCGTTTGGGAATCAACGTTCGTTGGGCGAATACGTCAGGTGGTGGTTTGCGCAACACCGGATCCCAACCTTCGGGCGGTGAAGGCTATGTTTTGAACAACTTCACCTATTCTCAATTTACTCATCTGAATGGTCCCGCTCCTCTGATGTATTTTAATCGCGAAACGGCACAGTCCGGCACCTCCGCCCCGCGCGCCACGGCTTTATTTTTTGTTCCGCCAACGGCAAATACTCCCGGACAGTTGCAACTGACATTAGCCAATACGGCCGGTGCCCTGACTTTAAGTCCTTGCCTAGCCACCGGCCCTTGTACGGCCAACCCTCCACCTTCGGTGATTCTTAATAACGTGGTGGGTGTGCGACTTTATGACAATCAAAATTCTCCTGTCTATCGCATGATGAACAGCGTGAAGCTGGGTATCACTGTGCGCAGTTTTATTGCGAACTCGGACAAACCCCGCCGATATTGCCCCCAAGCGGACTGGGCAGCCTCTTGCGCTGACGGCGGTCCTTACCGCGATTTCGAGCGCATCGTAGTTTTGCAATTTGATAACAACCGACAAGATTCGATGAATGCAGGATTTGATTTGCCCTATGGTGTTTACTTTTTTCGGCCCGCCGGGCCCCGCTGGTCGAATTAG
- a CDS encoding type II secretion system protein, which produces MSSQQLSKKQSGFSLVEMLIGLTIVGGVFAILYNFGRMNAQRVSSESITACEQIARSSLDNLRSFGLERTSANINREANLIGPPDGTKVNSTVIRTEDAWGVTDPSRILLDRNTPPNQPSTSNFHLNTIGTMSTLAKLYSTNPTYCSGSVPYPGNLLVQGGIANGGNDRFQSVNTTLKIQSYQLSTGQIGCHPFYPVPASADASPTAGGTVRLPPEASSDYGFWVTVNTSYAEANGKTGSCTASSLFQYPAKRRPSSSSPSGFMTASDPGGPGVCKPTMTGTTTTIYMPAQSEGKDWVMVCQDASYSSPLSGPSCSGRVSQEPFTVANNAWVDCRQVTLCNEPAANNSVWVSPNEVRVFHSKLKWGCHPRMNVRVVDSAQNLVGSQITITDPNIDSWWSQGPGCHGPNRCGHTWCDSEPYCPPIDPTPPCSGWWCGWYGGGDGGGWSGGGGDGGDGHDGGDGSGGGSDGCD; this is translated from the coding sequence ATGTCATCACAACAGCTCAGCAAAAAACAATCTGGGTTCTCGCTTGTAGAAATGTTGATTGGGTTGACGATTGTCGGAGGCGTCTTTGCCATCCTTTACAATTTCGGACGTATGAACGCTCAGCGCGTAAGTTCAGAGTCCATCACCGCCTGTGAACAAATCGCGCGATCATCCTTAGACAATTTAAGATCTTTTGGTCTTGAGAGAACCAGTGCCAATATCAATAGGGAAGCTAATCTCATCGGACCACCCGATGGTACTAAGGTAAACAGTACTGTCATTCGAACAGAAGATGCTTGGGGTGTCACGGATCCTTCCCGAATTCTGTTGGATCGCAATACGCCCCCAAATCAACCATCTACATCCAACTTTCATCTAAATACCATCGGGACCATGAGTACCCTGGCCAAGCTTTACTCTACCAATCCTACCTACTGCTCAGGAAGTGTTCCTTATCCTGGCAACCTTTTAGTACAAGGAGGAATCGCCAATGGTGGTAATGACCGTTTTCAATCTGTGAATACGACACTTAAGATTCAATCTTATCAACTTTCGACGGGACAAATCGGTTGCCATCCCTTTTACCCTGTCCCTGCTTCCGCGGACGCCAGCCCGACAGCAGGCGGCACGGTTCGACTTCCACCGGAAGCCTCGTCGGATTACGGATTCTGGGTGACCGTAAATACATCTTATGCTGAAGCGAATGGCAAAACCGGATCATGTACGGCCTCTTCGCTCTTTCAGTATCCCGCCAAACGAAGACCCAGCAGTTCAAGTCCTTCAGGATTTATGACAGCCTCGGATCCCGGCGGGCCGGGTGTGTGTAAACCGACTATGACAGGCACAACCACAACAATCTATATGCCCGCCCAAAGTGAAGGCAAAGATTGGGTCATGGTTTGCCAAGATGCTTCTTATTCAAGTCCGTTATCAGGCCCATCTTGCTCAGGAAGGGTCAGTCAAGAGCCGTTTACGGTTGCTAACAATGCGTGGGTAGACTGCCGGCAGGTCACATTATGCAACGAGCCTGCGGCAAACAACTCTGTATGGGTGTCACCCAATGAAGTGAGAGTCTTCCATTCGAAATTAAAATGGGGCTGTCACCCAAGAATGAATGTCCGAGTTGTCGATTCCGCTCAAAACTTGGTCGGCAGTCAAATAACGATTACAGACCCCAACATAGATAGTTGGTGGTCTCAGGGACCTGGTTGCCACGGTCCAAACAGATGTGGACACACATGGTGTGACTCGGAGCCGTACTGTCCTCCAATTGACCCAACTCCTCCTTGCTCTGGTTGGTGGTGCGGTTGGTATGGCGGCGGTGATGGCGGCGGCTGGAGCGGCGGTGGCGGCGATGGTGGTGACGGCCACGATGGCGGTGACGGCAGCGGAGGCGGAAGTGACGGATGCGACTAG